A region of Shewanella psychromarinicola DNA encodes the following proteins:
- the murJ gene encoding murein biosynthesis integral membrane protein MurJ, translating into MSKKLFKSGLIVSVMTLISRVLGLVRDVVIANLMGAGSSADVFFFANKIPNFLRRLFAEGAFAQAFVPVLTEYQENMTPEDTRELISKVAGTLGVLVTIVTLFGVVFSPVLAALFGGGWFVDWLNDGPNAEKFELASVMLKITFPYLWFITFTALAGSILNTRGRFAVSAFTPVFLNVAIIAVALWYAHTLENPEIGLAWGVFFGGLIQFLFQIPFLIRENVLVKPTWGWNHPGVVKIRTLMIPALFGVSVSQINLLFDTFIASFLMTGSISWLYYADRLLEFPLGLFGIAIATVILPALSQKHVNAQGTGFNQTMDWGVKAILLLGTPAMLGLIILAKPMLMVLFMRGAFSLNDVEMASYSLVAYGCGLLSFMMIKVLAPGYYSRQDTKTPVKYGIIAMVSNMVFNLIFAIPFGYVGLAIATSMSALLNASLLYRGLHKAGVYQMSRQTLFFSLKVIISTALMTIAIIYFMPQQSVWLEWQTFERMFMLIELIVGGAVIYLLSLLALGVRPWKIKRQG; encoded by the coding sequence TTGAGCAAAAAATTATTTAAATCAGGTCTGATTGTCAGTGTTATGACGCTGATTTCCCGAGTATTAGGCTTAGTTCGCGATGTGGTAATTGCAAATTTAATGGGGGCGGGTAGTAGTGCGGATGTATTCTTTTTTGCCAATAAGATACCTAACTTTTTAAGACGTTTATTTGCTGAAGGGGCTTTTGCGCAAGCATTTGTGCCAGTACTGACTGAGTATCAGGAGAACATGACCCCAGAAGATACTCGTGAGTTAATCAGTAAGGTTGCTGGTACCTTAGGCGTACTAGTGACGATTGTGACTTTGTTTGGGGTCGTTTTTTCACCCGTATTAGCGGCCCTTTTTGGTGGAGGGTGGTTCGTCGATTGGCTCAATGACGGGCCTAATGCCGAAAAGTTCGAACTTGCTTCGGTTATGTTAAAAATTACTTTTCCCTATTTGTGGTTTATCACCTTTACGGCCTTAGCGGGCTCGATACTCAACACCCGTGGACGGTTTGCTGTATCAGCCTTTACGCCTGTATTTTTGAATGTTGCAATTATTGCGGTAGCTTTATGGTATGCGCACACCTTAGAAAATCCTGAAATTGGTTTAGCTTGGGGGGTCTTTTTTGGTGGTCTGATTCAGTTTTTGTTCCAAATCCCCTTTTTAATTCGTGAGAACGTGCTCGTTAAGCCAACGTGGGGATGGAATCATCCTGGTGTGGTAAAAATTAGAACCTTGATGATCCCAGCCTTATTTGGTGTGTCTGTTTCACAAATTAATTTATTGTTCGACACTTTTATAGCCAGTTTCTTGATGACGGGATCGATAAGTTGGTTGTATTACGCTGACCGCCTATTGGAGTTCCCTTTAGGATTATTTGGCATTGCTATTGCCACAGTGATTTTGCCTGCATTATCGCAAAAACATGTTAATGCCCAAGGCACTGGGTTTAATCAAACCATGGACTGGGGCGTTAAAGCCATTTTGCTATTAGGCACTCCGGCGATGTTAGGGTTAATTATTCTGGCCAAACCTATGCTGATGGTGTTGTTTATGCGCGGAGCCTTTAGTCTTAATGACGTTGAAATGGCGTCCTACAGCTTGGTTGCATACGGTTGTGGCTTATTGAGTTTTATGATGATTAAAGTGTTAGCGCCGGGATACTACTCGCGTCAAGACACTAAAACACCAGTTAAATATGGCATTATTGCCATGGTCAGCAATATGGTGTTTAACCTTATTTTTGCTATTCCATTTGGCTACGTGGGCTTAGCCATTGCGACATCAATGTCTGCACTATTAAATGCGAGTTTGTTATATCGCGGTTTACACAAAGCGGGCGTTTATCAAATGAGTCGACAAACGTTATTTTTCTCATTAAAAGTGATCATTTCTACAGCCTTAATGACCATTGCCATTATTTATTTTATGCCACAACAAAGCGTATGGCTTGAATGGCAAACCTTTGAACGTATGTTTATGTTGATTGAGCTTATTGTAGGCGGTGCAGTTATTTATTTGTTGAGTTTACTGGCATTGGGCGTTCGGCCTTGGAAAATTAAACGCCAGGGATAA
- the ribF gene encoding bifunctional riboflavin kinase/FAD synthetase translates to MELIRGIHNILPSHHGCVLTIGNFDGVHRGHAQVICCLVSKAHHFQLPATVMTFEPQPQERFRGADAPARLSLLRDKIRLLDELKIDQLLCINFTAAFANQPAEAFIEELLVKKLGVKYLVVGDDFCFGKGREGTFDMLVAAGKQFGFTVVSTQSFVVGSSRVSSTAVREQLALGNLEQARRLLGHPFILSGRVAHGQKLGRTIGFPTANIALKRNVVPVRGVFAVRLYWDGSDIYDGVANVGFRPTVNGQTCRLEVHLFDFSGDLYGKRVEVELIAKIRDEQPFESLDALKKQILNDANEARALFSNDAS, encoded by the coding sequence ATGGAATTAATCCGCGGTATACACAATATTTTACCTTCTCATCATGGTTGCGTTTTGACCATAGGGAATTTTGATGGTGTCCATCGTGGTCATGCGCAGGTGATCTGCTGCTTGGTTAGTAAAGCGCATCATTTTCAATTACCTGCAACAGTAATGACCTTTGAGCCTCAGCCACAAGAACGCTTTCGTGGTGCTGATGCTCCCGCTCGTCTCAGTCTTCTGCGCGATAAAATTAGATTACTCGATGAGCTTAAAATTGACCAGCTACTCTGTATCAATTTTACTGCCGCTTTTGCTAATCAACCTGCTGAAGCGTTTATTGAAGAGTTATTAGTCAAAAAACTCGGGGTTAAATATCTCGTCGTGGGTGATGACTTTTGCTTTGGTAAAGGCCGCGAAGGTACTTTTGACATGCTCGTTGCTGCAGGTAAGCAATTTGGTTTTACGGTTGTCAGTACACAAAGCTTTGTGGTTGGGTCGTCGCGAGTAAGTTCTACGGCTGTAAGAGAACAACTGGCGTTAGGGAATTTAGAACAAGCAAGACGTTTATTGGGACATCCGTTCATTTTAAGTGGTAGGGTTGCTCACGGACAAAAATTAGGCCGTACAATCGGTTTTCCAACGGCAAATATAGCATTAAAGCGTAACGTTGTGCCTGTTCGAGGGGTATTTGCTGTGCGTTTGTATTGGGATGGCAGCGATATTTATGACGGTGTGGCTAATGTAGGGTTCAGGCCCACTGTAAATGGCCAAACCTGCAGATTAGAAGTCCATTTGTTTGATTTTAGCGGTGATTTATACGGCAAACGAGTGGAAGTAGAATTAATAGCAAAAATCCGTGATGAGCAACCCTTTGAGTCATTGGATGCGCTAAAAAAACAAATTTTAAATGATGCAAATGAAGCTCGCGCTTTATTTAGCAACGATGCTAGCTGA
- the ileS gene encoding isoleucine--tRNA ligase yields the protein MSDYKFTLNLPETEFPMRGNLANREPEMLTRWTQDGLYQQIRESRIGRKPFILHDGPPYANGSIHIGHSVNKILKDIIIKSKTMSGFDAPYIPGWDCHGLPIELKVEQKVGKPGVKISAAEFREECRKYAAIQVDGQRDDFIRLGVLGDWQNPYLTMDFSTEANIVRSLAKVIDSGHLHKGVKPVHWCTDCGSALAEAEVEYEDRKSPAIDVAFVAVDSQAVAAKFGVENYTKPVAMAIWTTTPWTIPANRALSLNAELDYSLIEFVKNGETTTLILAQVLVESCLERYGVESHQLLGEVKGAELELMRFNHPFYAFDVPAILGDHVTTDAGTGIVHTAPGHGQDDFIVGLKYGLEVANPVGDNGVYKADTEFFAGQHVFKANANVVELLKEKGALLLHVAYLHSYPHCWRHKTPIIFRATPQWFISMDNHDLRSQALQEIKQTKWIPDWGQSRIEKMVENRPDWCISRQRTWGVPITLFVHRETDELHPDSVSLMERVAHRIEQQGIQAWWDLDASELLGDEADQYRKVTDTLDVWFDSGSSFSSVVAARPEFQGHEIDLYLEGSDQHRGWFMSSLMISTAMNGKAPYKQVLTHGFTVDGKGRKMSKSVGNVIAPLQVINKLGADILRLWVAATDYSGEMTVSDEILNRSADAYRRIRNTARFLLANLNGFNPETDMIPSEDMVALDRWVVRRAAALQQEIIEAYDQYNFHLVTQKLMQFCSVELGSFYLDIIKDRQYTAKQEGHARRSCQSALYHIAEAMVRWMTPILSFTADELWQLLPGKREKYVFTQEWYQGLEAVTLDSDLSDDYWEKLLAVRNEVNKVLEQARRDKRIGGSLEAEVTLFADADLAAELAKVGDELRFVLITSKAAVADMSQAGSDAIETELSSLKLVVAKSAAHKCERCWHYREEVGTIEDHPTLCQRCVTNIEGEGEHRDFA from the coding sequence ATGAGCGACTATAAATTTACTTTGAATTTGCCGGAAACAGAGTTTCCGATGCGCGGTAATTTGGCAAATCGCGAGCCAGAAATGTTAACTCGCTGGACGCAAGATGGACTGTATCAACAGATCCGTGAAAGCCGAATTGGCCGTAAACCTTTCATACTGCATGATGGCCCTCCATACGCTAATGGCAGCATTCATATTGGTCACTCTGTTAATAAAATTCTTAAAGACATTATTATTAAGTCAAAAACCATGTCTGGTTTTGACGCACCCTATATCCCTGGTTGGGACTGTCATGGATTACCGATTGAGCTGAAAGTTGAGCAAAAAGTCGGTAAGCCTGGTGTCAAGATTTCTGCAGCGGAATTCCGTGAAGAATGTCGTAAATATGCTGCTATCCAAGTTGACGGTCAACGTGATGACTTCATTCGTTTAGGGGTATTAGGCGATTGGCAAAATCCTTATTTGACGATGGATTTTTCAACTGAAGCGAACATTGTTCGTTCACTGGCAAAAGTGATTGATAGCGGTCATTTGCACAAAGGTGTTAAGCCAGTGCATTGGTGTACCGACTGCGGTTCGGCACTCGCTGAAGCGGAAGTAGAATACGAAGATAGAAAATCTCCGGCTATTGATGTCGCTTTTGTGGCGGTTGATAGTCAAGCTGTTGCCGCTAAATTTGGCGTTGAAAATTATACTAAACCAGTAGCGATGGCAATTTGGACTACTACGCCGTGGACCATCCCTGCTAACCGTGCATTGTCGTTAAACGCCGAGTTAGATTACAGCTTGATTGAGTTTGTTAAAAACGGTGAAACCACAACATTGATTTTGGCTCAAGTGCTTGTTGAGTCATGTCTTGAACGTTACGGCGTTGAAAGCCATCAATTATTAGGCGAAGTTAAAGGGGCTGAGCTCGAGTTAATGCGCTTTAACCACCCATTCTATGCCTTTGATGTACCAGCTATTTTAGGTGACCATGTCACCACAGATGCGGGTACTGGTATTGTACATACCGCCCCAGGTCACGGTCAGGACGATTTTATTGTTGGCCTGAAATACGGTTTGGAAGTGGCCAACCCTGTTGGCGATAACGGTGTTTATAAAGCCGATACTGAGTTTTTTGCCGGTCAGCATGTCTTTAAAGCTAACGCCAATGTGGTTGAGCTGTTAAAAGAGAAAGGTGCGTTATTACTTCATGTTGCTTACCTTCACAGCTATCCACATTGCTGGCGCCATAAAACACCGATTATTTTCCGTGCGACACCACAGTGGTTTATCTCTATGGATAACCACGATCTGCGTTCGCAAGCATTACAAGAAATAAAGCAAACCAAATGGATCCCTGATTGGGGTCAAAGCCGTATTGAAAAAATGGTAGAAAACCGCCCAGACTGGTGTATTTCACGTCAGCGAACTTGGGGCGTACCGATCACATTATTTGTTCACCGCGAAACGGATGAGCTGCATCCCGACAGCGTGTCATTAATGGAACGAGTTGCGCATCGCATTGAACAGCAAGGTATTCAAGCTTGGTGGGATTTAGATGCAAGTGAATTGTTAGGTGATGAAGCAGATCAGTACCGTAAAGTCACTGATACATTGGACGTATGGTTTGACTCAGGCTCATCATTCTCTTCAGTTGTTGCTGCGCGTCCAGAGTTTCAAGGACATGAAATTGATTTGTATTTAGAAGGTAGCGATCAGCACCGCGGTTGGTTTATGTCATCATTAATGATTTCAACAGCGATGAATGGTAAAGCACCTTATAAGCAAGTATTGACTCATGGTTTTACCGTTGATGGTAAAGGCCGCAAGATGTCAAAATCTGTCGGTAATGTGATAGCCCCATTACAAGTGATCAATAAGCTCGGCGCTGACATTTTACGCTTATGGGTTGCTGCAACCGATTACAGTGGCGAAATGACAGTCTCTGACGAGATTTTAAATCGCAGCGCTGATGCGTACCGTCGTATTCGTAATACTGCCCGTTTCTTGTTAGCTAACTTAAATGGCTTTAACCCAGAAACTGACATGATCCCGTCTGAAGACATGGTCGCGTTAGACCGTTGGGTCGTGCGTCGTGCCGCTGCACTGCAACAAGAAATAATTGAAGCGTATGATCAATACAACTTCCATTTAGTGACTCAAAAGCTGATGCAGTTCTGTTCAGTAGAGTTAGGCAGTTTTTATCTTGATATTATTAAAGACCGCCAATACACAGCTAAGCAAGAAGGTCATGCTCGTCGGAGTTGCCAGTCAGCGCTTTATCATATTGCAGAAGCAATGGTACGTTGGATGACACCCATTTTAAGCTTTACTGCTGATGAACTATGGCAGTTGCTACCAGGTAAGCGTGAAAAGTATGTGTTTACCCAAGAATGGTACCAAGGTTTAGAAGCGGTGACACTTGACAGTGATTTAAGTGATGATTACTGGGAGAAACTATTAGCTGTCCGTAACGAAGTTAACAAAGTGCTTGAACAAGCTCGTCGTGATAAACGTATTGGTGGTTCATTAGAAGCGGAAGTGACATTGTTTGCTGATGCTGATTTAGCCGCTGAGTTAGCTAAAGTAGGTGATGAGTTACGTTTTGTACTGATCACCTCTAAAGCTGCTGTTGCCGATATGTCACAAGCGGGTAGTGACGCCATCGAAACTGAATTAAGCTCGCTTAAGTTAGTGGTTGCTAAAAGTGCGGCACACAAGTGCGAGCGTTGCTGGCACTATCGCGAAGAAGTTGGCACCATTGAAGATCACCCAACATTGTGTCAACGCTGTGTGACCAATATTGAAGGTGAAGGCGAACACCGCGACTTTGCTTAA
- the lspA gene encoding signal peptidase II, translating to MSSVPLTWKDSGLRWYWVAALVFLADQLSKQWVLANFDLYESIQLLPFFNFTYVRNYGAAFSFLSDAGGWQRWLFTVIALGFSTLLTIWLRKQSYSLWRSNLAFTLVIGGALGNLIDRLMHGFVVDFIDFYWNTSHYPAFNIADAGIFMGAALIIWDSFRPETKPLKEQE from the coding sequence ATGAGTTCTGTACCATTAACGTGGAAAGACAGTGGCTTGCGTTGGTATTGGGTAGCTGCATTGGTGTTTTTAGCCGATCAGCTCTCTAAACAATGGGTGCTTGCCAATTTTGATTTGTATGAGTCTATACAGCTTTTACCCTTTTTTAATTTCACTTATGTGCGAAACTACGGAGCGGCTTTCAGTTTTTTAAGTGACGCAGGGGGCTGGCAGCGGTGGTTGTTTACCGTTATTGCTCTCGGTTTTAGTACCTTGTTAACGATCTGGTTACGTAAGCAGTCTTATTCGCTATGGCGCAGCAACCTCGCTTTTACGTTAGTTATTGGCGGTGCATTAGGTAATTTGATTGATCGTTTAATGCATGGTTTCGTGGTTGATTTTATCGATTTTTACTGGAATACCAGTCATTATCCAGCGTTTAATATAGCCGATGCGGGGATCTTTATGGGTGCCGCATTGATCATTTGGGACTCATTTAGACCCGAGACAAAGCCATTGAAGGAGCAAGAGTAA